CGGCCGCCTGAGCAACTGCTCGAGCAGATCGCGCTTGCGCGTCTCGGCCACCGACACGAGCGCGTGATCCACCGTGCTGGCCGGCGCGCTGTGGGACAGCTCCACGACCGTCGGGCGCAAGAGCAGCCTGTCGGCCAGATGGCGCACTTCGCTGGGCATGGTGGCCGAGAAGAGCAGGTTCTGTCGCCGCGCCGGAAGCGTGGCTAGGATGCGGCGGACGTTCGGCAGGAAGCCCATGTCGAACAGGTGATCGGCTTCGTCGATGACGAGCGTGTCGACCCGGTCGAGCCGCAGTTCGTCCTGCTCGATGAGGTCGAGCACGCGGCCCGGGCAGCCGACCACGATCTCGGGGCGACGGCGCAGCTGATTGATCTGCCGCGACACGGGCACGCCGCCGAAGAGGGTGACCACCTTCAGCGCGCTGTGCCGCGCGAGCACGGCGATCTCCGCCGCGATCTGGGTTGCCAGCTCACGGGTGGGGGCGAGGATCAGCGCGCGGGGATCGCGGCGGCGTCCGTCCCGGGGCGAAGTGAGCAGCCGGTGCAGCAAGGGCAGGGCGAAGGCCGCGGTCTTGCCGGTGCCGGTCATGGCCAGGCCAAGGACGTCGCGGCCCTCGAGGCTGGCGGGAATGGTGTCGGCCTGGATGGGGCGGGGGCTGGTGAAGCCCGCGTCGCGAATGCCGCGCAGCAGGGCGTCGTGGAGGCCAAAGCGGTCGAAGCCGCCGGCGGGAGAAGATTGATCTGACATGAAGTCCTTGCGTTCCACCGCAGGCACACGGGCCGGGCCCGCGCGAGGCGGTCTGGAGTTCCGACCCAAACAACAGTGAAGGGTAAGAGGGGTTGCGGGCGGCGCGACCCGCGACGTGAATCGCGGTCCTGTTGTTCGCCGCTGTCGGGCAGGAGCCCGACGAGATGCGTCAAGATAGGCAACTAGCGCGTATCGTGCCAGGTCTTCCAGGACGAGCGCATGTCCTTGGCGTCCGGCGTGAGCCGCCGGGACCGCTGCGCCCGCGGCGCGCCTCCCGAGTCGCCTTGCGCTAGCTCGCCGTCTTCAGCGCGCCGAAGCCCACGAGGCGGCCGGCGTCCTCGTCCCAGAGCTTGAAGCGGAGGCTGCTGAAGCTGGCGCGCAGCGTCACCGGCTTCACGCGGCTGAAGAGCGGGCTGGAGAGGTGGCAGCGCTCGAGGAAGTAGTTGGGGATGCGCGGGCTGAGATGGTGGATGTGGTGGAAGCCGATGTTCCCGCTGAACCACTGCAGCAGCCGCGGCAGCTTGTAGAAGGACGAGCCCTCCAGCGCCTGGCGCAGGTAGTCCCACTTGCCCTTGCGCGCCCAGTAGGTCCCCTCGAACTGGTGCTGCACGTAGAAGAGCCAGATGCCCGCCACGCCGGCGAGGAAGATCAGCGGCAACTGGATCATCAGGTAGGCCTTCCAGCCGATGGTCAGGCACATGACGGCCGCGATGGCGGCGAGGGTGAGGTTCGTCAGCACCTTGCTGCGGCGCGCGCGGGTGCTGTCCTCGCGCCGCCACACGCGGTAGTTGAGCAGGAAGACGAAGAAGGGGCCGAGGCCGAACATCACCAGCGGATGGCGATAGAGCCGGTAGCGCAGGCGCTCCCAGCGCGAGGCGGCGCGGTACTCGGCGACCGTGAGCGTCCAGATGTCCCCGCCGCCGCCGCGGCGGTCGAGGTCCCCGGACGTGGCGTGATGCCGCGCGTGCTCGTGGCTCCACCCGCCCGAGGGGATGAAGACGAGTAGGCCCGTCACGAAGCCCACCAGGCGGTTCGCCCAGCGCGAGCGGAAGAAGGCGCCGTGCCCGCAGTCGTGGCAGATGATGAAGCTGCGGACGAGGAAGCCCGTGGTGGGAATCGCCAGCGCGAGGGTCAGCCAGTAGGAGACGCGCAGGCTGAAGAGCATGGCCGCCCAGAGCGCGAGGTAGGGGAGCACCGACGTGGCGATCTGCAGGAGGCTGCGGCGGGTGCAGCTGCGCTCGAAGGGTGCTACCAGGGCGCGCCAGTCGACGTGCGGGGATCTGCGCGGGGAGTTCATCGAGGGCCGCCCGTGTGGGAGAGTCCCCCGGCGACCAGCGGCCGCCGGGGGAAAAGGCAAGAGGTCAGGCTACCAGCGGCCGCCGCCGCCACCGCCGCCACGACCGCCACCACGGAAGCCGCCGCCGCTGCGCTCGCGGCGCTCCTCGGCCTCGTTGACACGCAGGGCGCGGCCGCCCATCTCGGTGCCGTCGAGGGCGCTGATCGCGGCCTCGTGGTTGTCCATCTCGACGAAACCGAAGCCGCGGGGGCGGCCGGTGTCGCGGTCCATGATCAGAGCGACGGAGTGGACGGTGCCGTGCTTCTCGAAGAGCGCGCGGACCTCATCCTCGGTGGCGGTGAAGGGCAGGTTGCCCACATAGAGCTTCTTGGACATTGGAGTCTCCGATTTCGCCCCAGGTCATCGACGGAGCCCTGGCCCGCACGTCGGCGGCGGGGCGGTGCTCATGCTCTTCGGGATCGTCCGCGGGAGCGGCGTCGTCGCCGGTCAGCGGAAGAACGGATCGTGGTTCGACGGGGGCGAAACGGCGGATCCAGCCACGAGGAGTCGTCTATGACGCAGAAGGTACAGCTTCCGCGCCGGCTTGTCATCATCAAACGAGATTTCGGTTGCGATTGGCCGAAACTTTCCCTGCCCGGGGGCGGGGAGCTTCGAGTGGAGTTGAGTTCTGGCCTGTGCTATCCTGTTTTCCTCTCAACACTCAAGGAGGGGATCATGAACTCCAAAGTGATGTTCTTCGCGATTCTCCTCGCCTTTGGCCTGTTCGCGACGAACGCCAGCGCGGATTGGTCCGACGACTTCGACACCTATGCTAATGGCAGCGGACTGATCGGTCAGGGCGGCTGGGAAGGCTGGGGCGGCGGTATCTCGACGGACGCCATGGTGACGAATCTCTACGCCCACAGCGGGCCCAACTCGGTGAGCATCCTGCCAACGACCGACGTGATCCAGCAGTTCAGCGGGGTCACGGCGGGCATGGTCATCGTGACCGCCTGGATGTACATCCCGAGCGGCGCCGCCGGCGAGCAGTACTTCATCCTCCTGGACGCCTACGACCACGGGGGCACCACCAACCACTGGGCGCTGCAGCTGCGCTTCCAGGACGGTCTGGTGGAGAGCGAGTTCGACGCGGTGACCTATCCCACCGTCTCCGGCGAGTGGGCGGAGTTGCAGGTGGTCATCGATCTGGATCTCGACCTGATGGACGTGTCCTACAACGGGGCCGTCTTCCTGAGCAAGCCGTACACCGCGGGCACGAACTTCGACTTCACGGGCGTGCTCAACCTGGCCTGCCTCGACCTGTTCAGCAACGGCGGGACCGAGGTCTACTGGGACGACGTCAGCGTCGTCTGGGGCACCACGGGCGTGGAGGACACGTCGTGGAGCCAGGTCAAGTCGCTCTACTAGCAGACACCAGGGCTTCTCATCGGGCGGCTCCTCTCCTGAGGGGCCGCCTCCCCTTACCCCGGGGGCAGCCATGGGCGCTGGGCGCGGTCCGCAACGGGCTGGGTCTCCAGGCGCGAGTCGCCGGGGCGGCGCCCTGCTCGTCGCGCTGCTCGCCGTGGCCGGCGCCGCCCGGGCCGGCACGCTCACGGTGCTGGACGTCCAGCAGCTGCGGCTGATCGCGGTCGACGCCGCGCGCGCTCCCGACACGCAGCGCGAGACGGAGGTGCTCGTCGCCGGCGGCGGGCTCGCCGGCATCGCCGCGACCCTCGCGCTCTGCGAGTCCGGCCACCGCGTTCTCCTCTGTGACGAGACCGACTGGCCCGGCGGCCAGCTCACGGCCCAGGGCATGGCGGCGCTGGACGATCCGCCGCTCGTGGAGCGCTGCGGCGGCACCCGCAGCTACCAGGCCCTGCGCGAGGGCATCCGCGGGCGCTATCGGCAGGGCGGCCTGCTGCTGCCGGACGTCGCGGCCGGCCCGCGCCTGAACCCCGGCAACTGCTGGGTGGGGCCGCTGGCCTGCGAGCCGCGCGTCGCGCTGGCGGTCATCGAGGATCTGCTCGCGCCGCTGGTGGCGTCCGGGCGGCTGGTGCTGCTGCGACGCCATCGGGTGCTGCGCGCCGGGCGCGTGGGGGCGCGGGTCGAGTGGGTCGACCTGCTGGACCTGGACGGCGGGGGCGTCACGCGCGTGCTGGCGGACTACCTGGTGGACGCCACGGAGATGGGCGATCTGCTCCCCGCCTGCGGCGCGGGCTTCGCGTGCGGGGCCGAGTCCACGGACGACACCGGCGAACCCTCGGCCCCCGTCACGCCCGACCCCGACTGCGTGCAGGCCTTCACCTACGCGTTCATCCTCGAGCATCTCCCGAGCGAGTCGCACGTCATTCCCGAACCGGAGGACTACGCGGCGAACCGCCGCGCGCAGCCCTACTCGCACAGCACCGCGCTGCCCGACGGCCGAGGCGGTCACCGCTACGCCCTGCTCTCCCTCTTCACGCGCACCCCCAA
Above is a genomic segment from Candidatus Latescibacterota bacterium containing:
- a CDS encoding fatty acid desaturase — its product is MNSPRRSPHVDWRALVAPFERSCTRRSLLQIATSVLPYLALWAAMLFSLRVSYWLTLALAIPTTGFLVRSFIICHDCGHGAFFRSRWANRLVGFVTGLLVFIPSGGWSHEHARHHATSGDLDRRGGGGDIWTLTVAEYRAASRWERLRYRLYRHPLVMFGLGPFFVFLLNYRVWRREDSTRARRSKVLTNLTLAAIAAVMCLTIGWKAYLMIQLPLIFLAGVAGIWLFYVQHQFEGTYWARKGKWDYLRQALEGSSFYKLPRLLQWFSGNIGFHHIHHLSPRIPNYFLERCHLSSPLFSRVKPVTLRASFSSLRFKLWDEDAGRLVGFGALKTAS
- a CDS encoding FAD-dependent oxidoreductase, with amino-acid sequence MGAGRGPQRAGSPGASRRGGALLVALLAVAGAARAGTLTVLDVQQLRLIAVDAARAPDTQRETEVLVAGGGLAGIAATLALCESGHRVLLCDETDWPGGQLTAQGMAALDDPPLVERCGGTRSYQALREGIRGRYRQGGLLLPDVAAGPRLNPGNCWVGPLACEPRVALAVIEDLLAPLVASGRLVLLRRHRVLRAGRVGARVEWVDLLDLDGGGVTRVLADYLVDATEMGDLLPACGAGFACGAESTDDTGEPSAPVTPDPDCVQAFTYAFILEHLPSESHVIPEPEDYAANRRAQPYSHSTALPDGRGGHRYALLSLFTRTPNLGGSFWTYRRLIDRSLFRPDAYPSDLSLINWPAMDYRGGTLLGDDPAVTLEHLLAARRLSLGFLYWLQTSIDHPGGRGHPELRLAAEAMGTADGLARYPYVREGRRALTLDRLREQDLSRRLNPGRTRGAFFANAVGVGDYAIDLHAGPCAAGDAPAQSSLPFQLPLGLLVSADTENLIPTGKAAGSTHITNGATRTHAVEWALGEAAGVLAAQCLEEGVAPAAVHASTAQLRALQARLVARGVPIYWYRNLSPADADFATAQLAPFASDSARVVAEGSLDWRRP
- a CDS encoding RNA-binding protein; amino-acid sequence: MSKKLYVGNLPFTATEDEVRALFEKHGTVHSVALIMDRDTGRPRGFGFVEMDNHEAAISALDGTEMGGRALRVNEAEERRERSGGGFRGGGRGGGGGGGRW
- a CDS encoding DEAD/DEAH box helicase gives rise to the protein MERKDFMSDQSSPAGGFDRFGLHDALLRGIRDAGFTSPRPIQADTIPASLEGRDVLGLAMTGTGKTAAFALPLLHRLLTSPRDGRRRDPRALILAPTRELATQIAAEIAVLARHSALKVVTLFGGVPVSRQINQLRRRPEIVVGCPGRVLDLIEQDELRLDRVDTLVIDEADHLFDMGFLPNVRRILATLPARRQNLLFSATMPSEVRHLADRLLLRPTVVELSHSAPASTVDHALVSVAETRKRDLLEQLLRRPDCASAIVFARTKQRTRRLAEHLAKAGFRAVGIQGNLSQPQRDRAMAGFRTGQFSVLVATDIVARGIDVSGVSHVINYDVPNTPEAYTHRIGRTGRAELTGAAITFVTNEDHGWVRATERMIGTRIPRRTVEGFESAFVEAPPRPARTSHRQSRPRLESPVPPVASAGRGRRRRR